In Torulaspora delbrueckii CBS 1146 chromosome 1, complete genome, one genomic interval encodes:
- the MSH6 gene encoding mismatch repair ATPase MSH6 (similar to Saccharomyces cerevisiae MSH6 (YDR097C); ancestral locus Anc_8.235) has product MTPKTSNSAQKRMKQSTLLSFFSKQPATSSPRSSNKSANKAGTKILTNGAVKEQEKPTNKLLFVGMEDEDSDASGFVTANDSVNPVSVRGQNTHSSKSDSVQTPTVAEDDGDKTLSNVSAVNLDRKQQEIDGDDDEEGNTLSSSGRRLKKNLSYAEDSDNSDNESTPSVSRKKRKMQIELDDEEEEYVPDKKDESEDDLVEEDGDDDLLALAESSSPKPEKTVLKHTPSRPQKPFAVKKSPSIRPLSTPKHQKFGKQNEERYHWLVDERDASGRPITDPQYDPRTLYIPSSAWNKFTPFEKQYWEIKSKMWDCIVFFKKGKFFELYEKDAMLGNHLFDLKIAGGGRANMQLAGIPEMSFDYWASQFIQRGYKVAKVDQRESMLAKEMREGSKGIVKRELQYVLTSGTLTEGNMLQSDLATYCLAVREESGNFYDLENDNQSPGVAPKRLFGVAFIDTATGELNLVEFEDDDECTKLDTIMSQVNPKEVIMEKDNLSSLAHKIIKFNAAPQAIYNYIKPDTEFYGYDKTSKELDDSKYFPDKSQWPAILKQYYEQGKKIGFSAFGGLLYYLQWLKLDESLISMGNVKEYNPTQFQNSLVMDGVTLQNLEIFTNSFDGTDKGTLFKLFNKAISPMGKRMMKKWLMHPLLKQKDINKRLDTVESLMSDGNLRDLLESTFAQLPDLERTLSRVHSGNLKVKEFDKTIQGFEAVVDLLQKMSSHSLEGSLSDYVSSIPKSLFVDVENWSNAFDREKAVNEGILLPHRGVEPEFDESVDKIKELEDQLEDLLKAYKKQFKCSNLQYKDCGKEIYTIEVPVSVSKYIPSNWVQMAANKSTKRYYSDEVRVLARSVAEARELHKVLEEELRTRLCKKFDMHYGTSWMPTVQAIASIDCLLALVRTSESLSFPYCRPTLVDELDHETGAKLNGFLKFKSLRHPCFNLGTTTSKDFIPNDVELGKDCPQLGLLTGANAAGKSTVLRMTCVAVIMAQMGCYVPCESAILTPMDRIMTRLGASDNIMQGKSTFFVELSETKKILDLATNRSLLVLDELGRGGSSSDGFAIAEGVLHHVATHIQSLGFFATHYASLGQSFKGHPQVRPLKMSIMVDEKTRTVAFLYKLVDGQSEGSFGMHVASMCGIAEEIVDNAQVAAASMEHTSQLMKLRAKESNALAVGDSSLPLGLESDFVRLVFGDGLKNSKLGTGEAVQVYDSHVKGKTLANLFSMIESLNE; this is encoded by the coding sequence ATGACGCCAAAAACGAGCAACTCAGCTCAAAAACGGATGAAACAGTCGACATTACTGTCATTCTTCTCGAAACAGCCTGCTACCTCGAGCCCCCGTTCGAGCAATAAGTCTGCTAACAAGGCTGgtaccaaaattttgaCTAATGGTGCGGttaaagaacaagaaaagcCAACGAATAAGTTGCTTTTCGTTGGcatggaagatgaagattctGATGCATCTGGATTTGTAACGGCTAATGATTCTGTGAATCCAGTAAGTGTCCGTGGGCAAAATACTCATAGTTCCAAATCAGATTCTGTTCAAACACCCACTGTTGCTGAGGATGATGGAGATAAGACACTTTCGAACGTTAGTGCAGTCAACTTAGATAGGAAGCAGCAGGAAATTGATGgggatgatgatgaagaaggaaataCATTGTCGTCAAGCGGTAGGCGACTGAAAAAGAATTTAAGCTATGCCGAGGATAGTGATAATAGCGATAATGAAAGCACTCCCAGTGTCTCTAgaaaaaagaggaaaatgcAAATTGAATTAGAcgacgaagaggaagaataTGTCCCTGACAAAAAGGATGAAAGTGAGGATGATTTGGTCGAGGAggatggtgatgatgatttgttAGCGTTAGCAGAAAGTTCCTCGCCAAAACCTGAAAAGACTGTGTTGAAACATACCCCTAGCAGGCCCCAAAAGCCATTCGCAGTTAAAAAATCACCCTCTATAAGACCTCTTTCAACTCCCAAGCATCAAAAATTCGGTAAAcagaatgaagaaagatacCACTGGTTGGTTGATGAGCGTGATGCGTCAGGCCGTCCCATCACAGACCCACAGTACGATCCCCGTACACTATATATACCTTCTTCTGCATGGAATAAGTTTACACCATTTGAGAAGCAATACTGGGAAAtaaaatcaaaaatgtgGGATTGTATagttttcttcaagaaaggaaaATTCTTCGAATTATATGAAAAGGATGCTATGCTGGGGaatcatctctttgatttAAAAATAGCCGGTGGAGGTCGTGCCAACATGCAGCTGGCAGGTATTCCTGAAATGTCATTCGACTATTGGGCGTCTCAATTTATTCAACGTGGTTATAAAGTCGCAAAGGTCGACCAAAGAGAATCGATGTTGGCGAAAGAAATGAGAGAGGGATCCAAAGGTATTGTCAAGAGAGAACTGCAATATGTTCTCACGTCTGGTACTTTGACTGAAGGAAATATGCTACAATCGGACCTGGCCACGTACTGTCTAGCAGTAAGGGAAGAATCCGGAAACTTTTATGACTTAGAAAATGATAACCAGTCTCCGGGAGTAGCTCCAAAGCGCTTGTTTGGTGTTGCATTTATTGACACAGCCACTGGTGAGTTGAATCTagttgaatttgaagatgatgatgagtgTACGAAATTGGACACAATAATGTCGCAGGTAAATCCAAAGGAAGTTATCATGGAAAAGGATAATTTAAGCAGTTTGGCTCATaagattatcaaatttAATGCAGCCCCTCAAGCAATTTATAATTACATCAAGCCAGACACCGAATTTTACGGATATGATAAGACATCTAAAGAGTTGGATGATTCGAAATACTTTCCTGATAAGAGTCAATGGCCTGCAATCCTAAAACAATACTACGAACAGGGAAAGAAAATTGGCTTCAGTGCCTTTGGAGGTCTTCTTTACTACCTTCAGTGGTTGAAGCTCGATGAAAGCTTGATATCCATGGGTAACGTTAAAGAATACAATCCGACTCAGTTCCAAAATTCGCTGGTGATGGATGGTGTaactcttcaaaacttgGAGATATTtacaaattcttttgatggaACAGACAAAGGCACGCTGTTTAAACTGTTCAATAAGGCAATCAGCCCAATGGGTaaaaggatgatgaagaaatggttGATGCACCCTCTGCTGAAGCAGAAGGATATCAACAAGCGTCTGGATACTGTTGAATCACTGATGTCAGATGGGAATTTAAGGGACTTGCTGGAGTCGACCTTTGCCCAACTTCCAGATTTAGAGAGAACATTATCACGAGTTCACTCGGGGAACCTGAAGGTAAAGGAATTCGATAAAACCATCCAAGGATTTGAGGCTGTAGTTGATCTACTACAAAAAATGTCATCTCACTCACTCGAAGGGTCTCTTTCTGACTATGTCTCAAGTATCCCAAAATCGTTGTTTGTAGACGTTGAGAACTGGTCAAATGCGTTTGACCGTGAGAAAGCCGTGAACGAAGGAATATTGCTTCCACACAGAGGTGTTGAACCTGAGTTTGACGAATCTGTTGATAAGATaaaagaattggaagaccAACTAGAAGACTTATTGAAAGCATATAAAAAGCAGTTCAAATGCTCCAACTTACAATATAAGGATTGCGGTAAGGAAATCTACACTATTGAGGTACCAGTATCGGTGAGCAAATACATTCCTTCTAACTGGGTACAGATGGCTGCTAACAAATCGACAAAACGTTATTATTCTGATGAGGTTCGTGTGTTGGCAAGATCTGTGGCAGAGGCCCGCGAACTGCATAAAGTTTTAGAGGAAGAGCTGCGGACCAGGCTTTGtaagaaatttgatatgCATTACGGTACCAGCTGGATGCCCACTGTACAAGCAATAGCAAGCATTGACTGTTTACTGGCGCTAGTTCGAACATCTGAGTCATTAAGTTTTCCTTATTGCAGGCCGACATTGGTTGACGAACTGGATCATGAAACAGGAGCCAAGTTGAACGGGTTTTTGAAGTTTAAATCTTTGAGACATCCATGCTTCAATTTAGGAACTACTACCTCCAAAGACTTTATTCCAAATGATGTCGAGCTTGGCAAAGATTGTCCACAATTGGGACTACTCACTGGTGCAAACGCTGCTGGTAAGTCCACAGTGCTAAGAATGACTTGCGTAGCGGTGATCATGGCCCAGATGGGTTGCTATGTACCATGTGAGTCAGCCATTCTTACTCCAATGGACAGAATTATGACAAGGTTGGGAGCCAGTGATAATATAATGCAGGGCAAATCAACGTTTTTCGTCGAGTTATCCGAGACCAAGAAAATTCTAGATCTTGCTACTAATAGGTCCCTACTGGTCTTGGACGAATTGGGTAGAGGTGGTTCATCAAGCGACGGGTTCGCAATCGCAGAAGGTGTACTACACCATGTGGCCACTCACATTCAAAGTTTGGGCTTCTTTGCTACACACTATGCTTCCTTGGGTCAGAGTTTCAAAGGGCATCCTCAAGTGAGACCTCTCAAGATGAGCATCATGgttgatgaaaagacaaGAACCGTTGCTTTTCTATACAAATTGGTAGATGGTCAGAGTGAAGGGTCCTTTGGAATGCATGTGGCCTCTATGTGTGGCATCGCTGAAGAAATAGTGGATAATGCACAAGTGGCCGCTGCAAGTATGGAACATACATCCCAGTTAATGAAGCTACGAGCTAAAGAATCAAACGCGTTAGCTGTCGGGGACAGCTCCTTGCCATTGGGTTTGGAAAGTGATTTTGTCAGACTTGTTTTTGGTGATGGACTTAAGAATAGTAAACTAGGTACCGGGGAGGCTGTTCAAGTCTACGATAGCCACGTCAAGGGGAAGACACTGGCAAATCTGTTCAGCATGATAGAATCCCTAAACGAATAA